One part of the Acetoanaerobium sticklandii genome encodes these proteins:
- a CDS encoding acyl-CoA dehydrogenase, with the protein MEFGFSKEHALLKQMYREFAENEVKPLAAEVDEMERFPVETVEKMVKAGFMGIPFPKKYGGEGGDNLGYAMAVEELSRVCGTTGVIVSAHTSLGAHPIFEFGTEEQKEKFLVPLAKGEKLGAFGLTEPNAGTDAAGQQTTAVLDGDEYVLNGSKIFITNAGYAHTYIIMAMTDKKAGTRGISAFIVDADTPGFSVGPKEKKLGIRGSATCELIFENCRIPKENILGKEGIGFKVAMKTLDGGRIGIAAQALGIAQGALDETIHYVKERKQFGRSIANFQNTQFQLADMAAKIESARLLVYKAAYNKDKGLSYSYEAAMAKLVAAETAMEVTTKAVQLHGGYGYTREYPVERMMRDAKITEIYEGTSEVQRMVISAALLK; encoded by the coding sequence ATGGAATTTGGTTTTTCAAAAGAGCATGCATTACTAAAACAAATGTATAGAGAGTTTGCAGAGAATGAAGTTAAACCTCTAGCTGCTGAAGTTGATGAAATGGAAAGATTTCCAGTTGAGACAGTAGAAAAAATGGTAAAAGCGGGGTTTATGGGTATTCCTTTTCCTAAGAAATATGGTGGAGAAGGTGGAGATAATTTAGGTTATGCTATGGCTGTAGAAGAACTTTCTAGAGTTTGTGGAACTACTGGAGTTATTGTTTCAGCTCATACTTCACTTGGTGCTCATCCAATATTTGAGTTTGGAACTGAAGAGCAAAAAGAAAAATTCTTAGTTCCATTAGCTAAAGGAGAAAAATTAGGAGCTTTTGGACTTACAGAGCCTAACGCTGGTACTGATGCTGCAGGGCAACAGACAACAGCTGTATTAGATGGTGATGAATATGTACTAAACGGTTCTAAAATATTTATAACAAATGCTGGATATGCTCATACATATATTATTATGGCTATGACAGATAAAAAAGCTGGAACAAGAGGAATTTCTGCCTTTATAGTAGACGCAGATACACCTGGATTCTCTGTTGGACCTAAAGAAAAGAAATTAGGAATCAGAGGCTCAGCTACATGTGAGTTGATTTTTGAAAATTGCAGAATTCCTAAAGAAAATATATTAGGTAAAGAAGGCATTGGATTTAAAGTTGCCATGAAAACATTAGACGGTGGAAGAATAGGTATTGCGGCTCAAGCACTTGGAATTGCTCAAGGAGCTCTAGATGAAACAATTCATTATGTAAAAGAAAGAAAGCAGTTTGGAAGATCAATTGCTAATTTCCAAAACACACAATTCCAGTTAGCTGATATGGCAGCAAAGATTGAATCTGCTAGACTATTAGTTTATAAAGCAGCATACAATAAAGATAAAGGACTTTCTTATTCATATGAAGCGGCTATGGCAAAATTAGTTGCTGCAGAAACGGCTATGGAAGTTACAACTAAGGCAGTTCAGCTTCATGGAGGGTATGGTTATACAAGAGAATATCCAGTTGAGAGAATGATGAGAGATGCAAAAATTACTGAAATTTATGAAGGAACTTCTGAAGTTCAAAGAATGGTAATTTCTGCGGCATTATTAAAATAA